A window of the Candida orthopsilosis Co 90-125, chromosome 1 draft sequence genome harbors these coding sequences:
- a CDS encoding Ifc1 oligopeptide transporter has protein sequence MSSEKKGHTVVDAVAPITSLHSAGSHLQAQDHEVNLDAVLSNPLSIGEVGTTLTDAQKNYVLRRLHFDALTSFEELPHECTFIFEKIEQMSTQEAVEILKQAIEEHEHDVNVQEHDLELWKELVDYNAHVFHHPEDEKKSDSSIDEKGHPFRVTTLSHDAETSSNDPSTGRPEIVDWDLQVRLEAVLVAYWSPXXXXXXXXXXXXXXXXXXXXXXXXXXXXXXXXXXXXXXXXXXXXXXXXXXXXXXXXXXXXXXXXXXXXXXXXXXXXXXXXXXXXXXXXXXXXXXXXXXXXXXXXXXXXXXXXXXXXXXXXXXXXXXXXXXXXXXXXXXXXXXXXXXXXXXXXXXXXXXXXXXXXXXXXXXXXXXXXXXXXXXXXXXXXXXXXXXXXXXXXXXXXXXXXXXXXXXXXXXXXXXXXXXXXXXXXTVYARTGFSFGLNVLVELIIGYAIPGNGLALSFIKALGYNIDGQAQNFINDLKQGHYTKLPPRATFRVQLLSIFVASFIQLAILNFQITGIKDYCDPQNTQKFTCASTRTFYSASVLWGVIGPKKVFDHLYPVLRWCFLIGFLLAFPCIALKKWGPKKLVKTFEPAIIIGGMLNYAPYNLSYYLPGVYVSLAFMWYIKGKYEAWWQKYNYLLSTGLSAGVAFSSIIIFFAVMYHEKDINWWGNTVVYTGYDGNMIGRLNATESAPDGYFGPRKGHFP, from the coding sequence ATGAGCAGTGAAAAAAAGGGTCACACAGTAGTTGATGCTGTAGCTCCAATAACGTCGCTTCATAGTGCCGGTAGTCACTTGCAAGCACAGGATCATGAGGTTAACTTGGATGCTGTTTTATCAAACCCATTGTCTATTGGTGAAGTTGGTACCACATTGACTGATGCTCAAAAGAACTATGTTTTAAGAAGGTTGCATTTTGATGCGTTAACCAGTTTTGAAGAGTTGCCACATGAATGTACtttcatatttgaaaagattgagcAAATGTCAACTCAAGAGGCAGTcgaaattttgaaacaagcaATCGAGGAGCATGAACACGACGTCAATGTCCAAGAACACGACTTGGAGTTATGGAAGGAGTTGGTCGACTACAACGCCCATGTATTTCACCACCCTGAAGATGAGAAAAAATCAGACTCATCGATTGACGAAAAGGGACATCCATTCAGAGTCACAACCCTCTCCCACGACGCCgaaacatcatcaaacgATCCATCAACTGGTAGACcagaaattgttgattgggATTTACAAGTTAGGTTGGAAGCTGTATTGGTTGCTTATTGGTCACCNNNNNNNNNNNNNNNNNNNNNNNNNNNNNNNNNNNNNNNNNNNNNNNNNNNNNNNNNNNNNNNNNNNNNNNNNNNNNNNNNNNNNNNNNNNNNNNNNNNNNNNNNNNNNNNNNNNNNNNNNNNNNNNNNNNNNNNNNNNNNNNNNNNNNNNNNNNNNNNNNNNNNNNNNNNNNNNNNNNNNNNNNNNNNNNNNNNNNNNNNNNNNNNNNNNNNNNNNNNNNNNNNNNNNNNNNNNNNNNNNNNNNNNNNNNNNNNNNNNNNNNNNNNNNNNNNNNNNNNNNNNNNNNNNNNNNNNNNNNNNNNNNNNNNNNNNNNNNNNNNNNNNNNNNNNNNNNNNNNNNNNNNNNNNNNNNNNNNNNNNNNNNNNNNNNNNNNNNNNNNNNNNNNNNNNNNNNNNNNNNNNNNNNNNNNNNNNNNNNNNNNNNNNNNNNNNNNNNNNNNNNNNNNNNNNNNNNNNNNNNNNNNNNNNNNNNNNNNNNNNNNNNNNNNNNNNNNNNNNNNNNNNNNNNNNNNNNNNNNNNNNNNNNNNNNNNNNNNNNNNNNNNNNNNNNNNNNNNNNNNNNNNNNNNNNNNNNNNNNNNNNNNNNNNNNNNNNNNNNNNNNNNNNNNNNNNNNNNNNNNNNNNNNNNNNNNNNNNNNNNNNNNNNNNNNNNNNNNNNNNNNNNNNNNNNNNNNNNNNNNNNNNNNNNNNNNNNNTACGGTGTATGCCAGAACTGGGTTCTCATTTGGTTTGAATGTGTTGGTTGAATTAATTATCGGTTATGCTATCCCAGGTAACGGTTTGGCCTTATCATTTATCAAAGCTTTAGGTTACAACATTGATGGACAAGCACAAAACTTCATTAACGATTTGAAGCAAGGTCATTATACCAAGCTTCCACCACGCGCAACATTTAGAGTACAGTTACTCTCCATTTTTGTTGCTTCATTTATTCAGTTGGCGATCttgaatttccaaatcactGGTATCAAGGACTATTGTGATCCACAGAACACTCAAAAATTCACGTGTGCTAGTACTAGAACTTTTTACAGTGCTTCGGTCCTTTGGGGTGTTATTGGTCCAAAGAAAGTGTTTGACCACTTGTATCCGGTATTGAGATGGTGTTTCTTGATTGGCTTTTTGTTGGCGTTCCCTTGTattgctttgaaaaagtggGGTCCAAAGAAGTTGGTAAAAACATTTGAACCAGCAATTATTATCGGAGGTATGTTGAACTACGCACCATATAATTTATCGTATTATCTTCCTGGTGTTTACGTATCTTTGGCATTTATGTGGTACATTAAAGGCAAATATGAAGCTTGGTGGCAAAAATACAACTATCTTCTCTCAACAGGTTTGAGTGCTGGTGTtgcattttcttcaatcatcattttctttgcaGTCATGTATCATGAGAAGGACATTAATTGGTGGGGTAATACTGTGGTCTACACTGGTTACGATGGAAACATGATTGGTAGATTGAATGCTACAGAGCTGGCTCCAGATGGATACTTTGGACCAAGAAAGGGACATTTTCCTTAG
- a CDS encoding Lrg1 protein (S. cerevisiae homolog LRG1 has Rho GTPase activator activity, has role in small GTPase mediated signal transduction, fungal-type cell wall biogenesis and localizes to cellular bud neck, mitochondrion) encodes MSKAPEEYISAKPGDDSTSNSKPRELASPMQAVTRNDDLQNYYYTRHPQNYPIPNTAPPLDRRLSSSRHSRSHSHNSDQKHPKHRLFHPVNHNAYSQYPTYPMNVSSPKPSSAPPPSPQMRRQQQAGSNRNPWQHQSKPSDSQPNWTTLIPPLSDTPRESNPVFLNQQPQPQQLIDAGSNNGHHTPEMQRQKSRRDGSSHRSNLDPSQRHSIAISPTPEKQEAAEEEKRLNNDPLPKPQATISSRSKTKKKSRKVCQKCGLEITGQFVRALQSAYHVDCFTCHECGKQCSAKFFPFELRQDGKSTQVALCEYDYFKKLELICFSCNNALRGPYITALGNKYHLEHFKCSVCQHVFDSDESYFEHENDIFCHFHYSKLYASHCEGCQSSILKQFVELYRGGRTQHWHPECFMVHKFWNVCITADSVGLQRTYGLPDEKLADLRAIKMSDTSLNSERLVGIEQHIEQVVMNCWLMLSGYKQSAAACISDMLLNACTGNKYNGLIVTGKLILSIEILFHALDYVLQECKVAASTLVVKNESSEQENSDSSTIENEYFQFLKKEPRNITGKVMSYLAILRKSASISKSGTLSAELLSVITGSAHYLKLLIRIGLYNALKLNKLNGTTDALDQFLNLVSRYEAIESNKLETAEGLEVFKAKLAVPQSSTDACTSCSKSIEKSCVKLGDHRWHWKCFVCAKCHQRIDQSEVNQTRFDIARQSIICARCYDGCGIMGFEIVTDLSQLVYLLKIALLRSRSVMNIDFDNPTISPRQESELLQTPDKQHEQDDYSKTLDDVTRLRSKRQSQKLSQSVKKKARKSVIITAPEGDQAHQDEVDTSKLGEGNLAANLGELALQAQPPQFGRKTSSGSQLSFDGREDLSVKKQLQIRDEPQRQMTATHLDRTSDLLKNEKSLTLDDIPRIVAAEQARDQRPNAFKHQSKLYQRTGSHKLKGSGHSPIQTTPSSALDHILNTTAPGNDLPTFDKQKFYSELTKREHFIMRHIAIALLCSMDHEKYNKDELITMIQLKKPPTFWEKLKFGAGGTSKDKVNAVFGSELSILTKKYGVDSDLGVGPSKLRIPIVVDDVISALKQKDMSVEGIFRLNGNIKKLRELTEQINKSPYKSPDFSAHTAVQLAALMKKWLRELPTPLLTFNYYDLWISSQMEQTPEIKKKILQLTYCLLPRDHRNLLEVLLYFFSWVASFSEVDKDTGSKMDAHNLATVLAPNILISKQSQGQNEQTGDAYFLAIEVVNQLIEQHEELSIIPSELMKIFSECGFEGIEKDLSSKEILSQIETVLKEELK; translated from the coding sequence ATGAGTAAAGCTCCAGAAGAGTACATTCTGGCCAAACCAGGTGATGACTCTACGTCAAATTCCAAACCTCGTGAATTGGCGTCTCCCATGCAAGCAGTAACCAGAAATGATGACTTACAAAACTATTATTATACACGTCATCCACAAAATTATCCTATTCCAAATACTGCACCACCATTAGATCGAAGGCTAAGCTCGAGCAGGCACTCAAGATCACATTCTCATAATTCGGATCAAAAACATCCAAAACACCGCTTGTTCCATCCCGTGAATCACAATGCTTATCTGCAATATCCTACATATCCCATGAATGTATCGTCCCCGAAGCCTTCATCGGCACCACCACCTTCTCCTCAAATGAGGCGACAACAGCAAGCTGGTTCTAACAGAAATCCTTGGCAGCATCAGAGTAAGCCGAGTGATTCACAACCAAACTGGACAACTTTGATCCCACCGTTATCTGATACTCCAAGGGAGTCGAATCCAGTGTTTCTAAATCAGCAACCACAACCTCAGCAACTAATAGATGCAGGTTCAAATAATGGCCACCACACCCCAGAAATGCAGAGGCAAAAGTCTCGTAGAGATGGATCATCTCACAGATCAAACCTCGATCCTTCTCAAAGGCATTCTATTGCTATATCACCAACTCCTGAAAAACAAGAAGCagcagaagaagaaaaaagacTTAATAATGATCCTTTACCGAAACCACAGGCAACTATTTCCAGTAGatccaaaacaaagaaaaagagcCGAAAAGTGTGCCAGAAATGTGGACTTGAAATCACTGGTCAGTTTGTCCGTGCTCTTCAAAGTGCATACCATGTTGATTGCTTTACATGTCACGAATGTGGTAAACAATGTTCAGCTAAATTTTTCCCTTTTGAGCTTAGACAAGACGGCAAATCAACACAAGTTGCTCTTTGTGAATATGATTACTTTAAAAAGCTTGAATTAATTTGTTTTAGTTGCAATAATGCATTACGAGGGCCCTATATTACTGCGTTGGGTAACAAGTACCATTTGGAACATTTCAAATGCTCAGTTTGTCAACACGTTTTTGATTCAGATGAAAGCTATTTCGAACATGAAAACGATATATTTTGCCATTTCCACTATTCAAAGTTGTATGCCTCACATTGCGAAGGGTGCCAGTCAtcgattttgaaacaatttgtcGAATTGTATCGAGGTGGAAGGACCCAACATTGGCATCCGGAATGTTTTATGGTGCACAAGTTCTGGAATGTCTGCATTACTGCTGACTCTGTTGGCTTACAGAGAACATATGGTTTACCTGATGAGAAGCTAGCAGACTTGAGAGCGATCAAGATGTCGGATACAAGCCTCAACTCGGAAAGACTAGTGGGTATTGAACAGCATATTGAACAAGTGGTTATGAACTGTTGGCTAATGTTATCTGGATATAAACAAAGTGCAGCCGCCTGTATCTCCGATATGCTTCTCAATGCGTGTACTGGAAACAAATATAATGGTTTGATAGTCACTGGGAAGTTGATATTGAGTATTGAGATTTTATTTCATGCATTGGATTATGTATTACAGGAATGCAAAGTTGCGGCATCTACACTCGTGGTGAAAAACGAGCTGTCTGAACAAGAAAATCTGgattcttcaacaatcgAAAATGaatatttccaattcttgaagAAGGAGCCAAGAAACATTACCGGAAAAGTTATGAGCTACTTGGCTATATTACGAAAATCAGCAAGTATATCTAAATCAGGTACTTTATCAGCGGAGCTATTATCAGTTATCACTGGATCTGCTCATTATTTGAAGCTTTTGATACGAATTGGGTTGTACAATGCCTTAAAGTTGAATAAGTTGAATGGTACCACTGATGCATTGGaccaattcttgaatctAGTATCTAGGTATGAAGCTATTGAGTCTAACAAGCTCGAAACTGCCGAAGGTTTAGAGGTATTTAAAGCGAAATTGGCGGTCCCACAGAGCTCAACTGATGCTTGCACATCTTGTTCCAAAAGCATCGAAAAATCATGTGTCAAACTTGGCGATCATAGGTGGCACTGgaaatgttttgtttgtgcAAAGTGTCATCAACGAATTGATCAGTCTGAAGTAAACCAGACCCGTTTTGATATCGCACGTCAGTCCATCATTTGCGCACGTTGCTATGATGGATGTGGGATTAtgggatttgaaattgtaacCGATTTATCCCAGTTGGTatatcttttgaaaatcgCTTTATTACGGTCAAGATCAGTTATGAATATCGATTTTGATAACCCTACAATATCTCCGAGACAAGAGTCGGAGCTTTTGCAAACTCCAGACAAGCAACATGAACAAGATGATTATAGCAAAACTTTGGATGATGTAACAAGACTAAGAAGTAAAAGACAAAGCCAGAAATTGTCGCAATCGGTTAAAAAGAAGGCGAGAAAGTCGGTAATCATAACTGCCCCAGAGGGTGATCAAGCTCATCAGGATGAAGTCGATACGTCAAAATTGGGCGAAGGCAATCTTGCAGCAAATTTGGGAGAATTGGCTCTTCAAGCACAACCGCCtcaatttggaagaaaaacCAGTAGTGGATCACAACTCTCGTTTGATGGTAGAGAAGATTTATCAGTGAAGAAACAACTACAAATTAGAGATGAACCTCAACGACAAATGACAGCCACACATCTCGATCGTACATCtgatttattgaagaatgaGAAGTCACTAACTTTGGACGATATACCTAGaattgttgctgctgaGCAGGCCCGTGACCAAAGGCCCAATGCATTCAAGCACCAAAGCAAGCTATACCAAAGAACCGGATCTCACAAACTAAAAGGTAGTGGACACAGCCCCATACAAACAACTCCAAGTAGTGCATTGGACCACATATTGAATACTACAGCACCCGGAAATGATCTTCcaacttttgataaacaaaagttttattCAGAATTGACCAAACGCGAGCACTTCATTATGAGACATATTGCCATCGCCCTTTTATGTCTGATGGATCACGAAAAATACAACAAGGATGAACTCATAACgatgattcaattgaaaaagccACCTACGTTTTgggagaaattgaaatttggcGCCGGTGGTACATCAAAAGATAAAGTCAATGCAGTGTTTGGATCTGAATTGAGCATATTGACAAAGAAATATGGAGTTGATTCTGATCTTGGTGTTGGACCttccaaattgagaattcccattgttgttgatgacgTTATCAGTGCTTTGAAGCAAAAGGATATGTCAGTTGAAGGTATTTTCAGATTGAATGGTAACATCAAGAAACTTCGTGAGTTGACtgaacaaatcaacaaaagtcCTTATAAATCACCCGATTTCAGTGCTCATACCGCTGTTCAATTAGCAgcattgatgaagaaatggTTACGTGAGTTGCCCACACCGCTATTAACATTCAACTATTATGATTTATGGATTTCTTCTCAGATGGAACAAACACCCGaaataaagaagaagattctACAGCTAACGTATTGTCTACTACCCCGCGATCACCGAAACCTACTTGAGGTATTGCTATACTTTTTCAGTTGGGTGGCTTCATTTTCtgaagttgataaagatACTGGATCCAAAATGGATGCCCATAATTTAGCCACAGTTTTAGCTCCAAATATCCTAATTTCAAAGCAGTCACAGGGCCAAAATGAACAAACTGGTGATGCTTACTTTTTGGCTATTGAAGTTGTAAATCAGTTGATTGAACAACATGAAGAATTGAGTATCATCCCACTggagttgatgaagatctTTAGTGAATGTGGGTTTGAAGGAATTGAGAAGGACTTATCGTCCAAGGAGATCTTGagtcaaattgaaactgttttgaaagaagaacTAAAGTGA
- a CDS encoding Fra2 protein (S. cerevisiae homolog FRA2 has role in negative regulation of transcription from RNA II promoter in response to iron and localizes to nucleus, cytosol), producing MSALTSDSLKQIIQQRLNAELVQVEDMSGGCGQAFAVVIVSSLFQGKNKLARHRLVNTQLRDEIASIHAFTQKGYTPSEWIELGGKI from the coding sequence ATGTCAGCACTCACGTCCGACTCCCTAAAACaaataattcaacaacGTCTAAATGCAGAACTAGTTCAAGTTGAAGACATGTCAGGCGGATGTGGACAGGCTTTTGCGGTAGTTATTGTATCATCACTTTTCCAAGGTAAGAATAAATTAGCGAGACACAGATTGGTCAACACTCAGCTACGGGATGAGATTGCGTCAATTCATGCATTTACACAGAAGGGATATACGCCTAGTGAATGGATAGAGCTTGGTGGGAAAATATAA
- a CDS encoding membrane transporter, with amino-acid sequence MSVEANSHYSELNNEINNDNVVPDPSFTSLQKVEFEGEILTIDTNNWRHSRLLQVQIISAYLVFVLFGLNEQTVGTMIPKLQEYYHLSDLQISFVFFCSVLGYLTMALVNNQTHEKLGIRGVAILGASAMCLGNLSASFKPPFLIFLICYFSNGIGLGALDASLNAWMGNLVDSNQLLGILHGCYGIGSLVSPSLITYLLEKADNPWDWNTYYLLVASFGATVLILVGYTFRFETPKKYKYMAQLRHQKSKQSKLSEDTDPNEVELDDMNKTNFEIEDADEEDEEHSATFTQAVKSPLIWGFAGILFIYVGGEVAFGAWLVTYLLRIKDWTYKASSHIATTFWFGLTVGRCTLGFVTAHYFNTELSANLAYIVGSLLGYVLFWLVSFTHQVVLLFIIVFVTGAMVGPIFPTTIVASVNILPAKFQTIGIGFICAFGGGGAAGIPFLIGLMADSSEGGLKAYPVMVIIIFAVLLVSWLVIMKKYTRGYKRNLI; translated from the coding sequence ATGTCAGTAGAAGCAAATTCACATTACTCCGAGCTCAACAACGAAATAAACAACGACAATGTGGTCCCTGATCCAAGCTTTACGTCATTGCAAAAAGTGGAGTTTGAGGGAGAGATTCTCACCATAGATACAAATAACTGGAGACATTCGAGATTACTACAAGTCCAGATTATTTCGGCGTACCTCGTATTTGTGTTGTTTGGATTAAATGAACAAACAGTGGGTACAATGATCCCAAAGTTACAAGAATATTATCATCTTAGTGATTTACAAATTAGTTTCGTATTCTTTTGCTCCGTTTTGGGGTACTTGACAATGGCATTGGTGAATAATCAGACCCATGAGAAGCTAGGGATTAGAGGTGTTGCAATATTGGGCGCCTCAGCAATGTGTTTGGGAAACTTGAGTGCATCGTTCAAGCCACCTTTTCTCATCTTTCTCATTTGCTACTTTTCGAATGGTATTGGACTTGGTGCTTTGGATGCTTCATTGAATGCCTGGATGGGAAATTTAGTCGACTCGAATCAATTGTTGGGGATCTTACATGGTTGTTATGGTATTGGAAGTTTAGTATCACCAAGTTTGATTACTTATCTTTTGGAGAAGGCCGATAATCCATGGGATTGGAATACGTATTACCTTTTAGTGGCCTCCTTTGGAGCGACTGTGCTCATATTAGTTGGCTATACGTTTAGATTCGAAACACCAAAAAAGTACAAATACATGGCACAACTAAGGCACCAAAAGTCAAAGCAGAGTAAACTACTGGAGGATACCGATCCAAATGAAGTTGAGCTTGATGATATGAACAAGacaaactttgaaattgaagatgccgatgaagaggatgagGAACATTCAGCGACTTTTACACAAGCTGTGAAACTGCCATTAATCTGGGGATTCGCGGGAATCCTTTTCATCTACGTTGGTGGTGAAGTCGCATTTGGCGCATGGTTGGTGACTTATTTATTAAGAATAAAGGACTGGACATATAAGGCCTCATCGCACATTGCAACTACATTTTGGTTTGGCCTTACTGTTGGTCGATGTACTCTTGGCTTTGTAACTGCACATTATTTCAATACTGAGTTGTCCGCCAATCTCGCGTACATAGTGGGCTCATTGTTGGGATACGTACTTTTCTGGCTCGTTTCATTTACTCATCAAGTGGTTCTTCTATTTATCATTGTATTTGTGACAGGAGCGATGGTGGGTCCCATATTTCCTACCACCATTGTCGCCCTGGTTAACATCTTACCTGCTAAATTCCAAACCATAGGTATTGGATTCATATGTGCATTTGGAGGTGGAGGTGCTGCTGGTattccatttttgattgGGTTGATGGCTGATTCTAGCGAAGGTGGATTAAAAGCATATCCTGTGATGGTCATTATTATATTTGCTGTGCTATTGGTGCTGTGGTTGGTGATTATGAAGAAATACACTAGAGGGTACAAAAGGAATTTGATCTAG
- a CDS encoding Swc4 subunit of the NuA4 histone acetyltransferase complex encodes MSANDVLDVLEIQRDDFPARKKQKMSPAVPEGQSKPLTGMARELYNLVGPNTPSLGLTPTSNTKDRKGFRPSPWTKLSFKAREDGIELKHWVKGSESLHSSAEESSKPYFFEKFSVNIDIPELVDEETYAEIMKDILDEKTKVEEKSGQEQTSSMENNKEPSKEDEKGSAKPKENTNTKENSADDNLNGSPEIGTKDNTSSQIDTERSAEEFDDSPRAKEWTYQETKTLFELCKSFELKWPIIQDRFSIGGVTTEELKDHFYNVCEKILSRQEIKNSNLIDSLKSYSKEKEIERKQYLENLLLRTPAEIAEEESLVIEARRFELAAKKMLMERSNLLGLLDSPQSTQNVAQFQSSQGIANLYNNLMIYDKHQKKKQQQQKIVTQDPVPPPIPLAASSSYKRDRGFQTQLQQYLSSLLKQNYHTNPAIKQETNAIHQLLLKRLTQKEEEAYGLYYHGTEKLTPGVTLRSQQRLSGLQQKQSVLKMATSLMQELDIPTAGGSAVKPIMPTRKTMAKYDELLRTVVTLLDVKRAKDKLESEISLIKSQRGLQ; translated from the coding sequence ATGTCCGCAAACGACGTGTTAGATGTGCTCGAAATTCAGCGGGATGATTTCCCGGCTCGTAAAAAGCAGAAGATGTCTCCCGCTGTACCAGAAGGACAACTGAAACCTCTCACAGGAATGGCAAGAGAATTGTATAATCTTGTGGGTCCCAATACACCATCTCTCGGGTTAACGCCAACTTCAAACACTAAGGATAGGAAAGGGTTCAGACCAAGTCCATGGACCAAGCTTAGCTTCAAAGCAAGAGAAgatggaattgaattgaaacacTGGGTTAAAGGATCCGAAAGTTTACACCTGCTGGCTGAGGAGTCTCTGAAGCCctatttttttgaaaaattcagtGTTAATATAGATATTCCAGAGctagttgatgaagagacATACGCGGAGATTATGAAAGATATATTGGATGAGAAGACTAAAGTTGAAGAGAAAAGTGGGCAAGAACAAACTTCAAGTAtggaaaacaataaagagCCATCCAAAGAGGACGAGAAGGGATCTGCAAAGCCAAAAGAAAACACGAATACAAAGGAGAATAGCGCAGATGATAATTTAAATGGAAGTCCAGAAATTGGGACCAAAGATAATACATCATCACAAATTGATACAGAAAGATCCGCTGAggaatttgatgattcaCCCCGTGCTAAGGAATGGACTTACCAGGAAACTAAAACCTTATTCGAGCTTTGCAAATCATTTGAGCTCAAGTGGCCAATTATTCAAGATAGATTTTCAATCGGTGGAGTTACAACAGAAGAACTCAAAGATCACTTTTATAATGTGTGTGAGAAAATACTTTCTCGACAAGAAATTAAGAATCTGAACCTCATAGATTCTCTCAAGTCATATTCCAAGGAGAAGGAAATTGAGAGGAAACAATACCTCGAAAACCTTCTTCTTAGAACTCCAGCAGAAATAGCAGAGGAAGAATCATTAGTCATTGAAGCAAGAAGATTCGAGTTGGCCGCAAAGAAGATGCTCATGGAAAGATCTAATTTGTTGGGGCTTTTGGATTCCCCACAATCCACCCAAAATGTGGCCCAGTTCCAATCATCCCAAGGTATTGCAAACTTGTACAACAATCTTATGATTTACGATAAACaccaaaaaaagaaacaacagcagcagaaGATAGTCACACAAGATCCTGTACCACCACCGATACCATTGGCCGCATCATCGTCTTACAAAAGAGATCGCGGCTTTCAAACTCAACTACAGCAGTATCTTTCAAGcttattgaaacaaaactaTCATACCAACCCAGCAATAAAACAGGAAACAAATGCTATTCATCAGTTGTTATTGAAGAGACTTACgcaaaaagaagaagaagcttATGGTTTATATTATCATGGTACAGAAAAGTTGACTCCTGGTGTCACATTGAGATCGCAGCAAAGGCTACTGGGATTACAGCAAAAACAATCGGTATTGAAAATGGCTACTTCACTTATGCAAGAGCTAGACATTCCCACTGCTGGCGGAAGCGCTGTCAAACCAATCATGCCTACACGAAAGACAATGGCGAAATATGATGAACTTTTGCGAACGGTGGTGACTTTATTGGATGTGAAGAGGGCAAAAGATAAACTTGAATCGGAGATTTCTTTGATCAAGAGTCAAAGAGGACTTCAGTag